In Plasmodium malariae genome assembly, chromosome: 11, the following proteins share a genomic window:
- the PmUG01_11051400 gene encoding 60S ribosomal protein L39, putative, translated as MGSIKTFRLKQRLGKCRKQNRPVPHWYRLRKDTKIRYNTKRRHWRRTKLGL; from the exons atg GGATCAATTAAAACCTTCAGATTAAAACAAAGACTCGGAAAATGCAGGAAACAAAATAGGCCAGTTCCTCATTGGTATAGATTAAGGAAAGATACCAAAATAAG atataatacaaaaagaaGGCACTGGAGAAGAACGAAATTAggattgtaa
- the PmUG01_11051500 gene encoding conserved Plasmodium protein, unknown function, translating to MKNLSKNSSTETDGLSVNINNSNDFSRVLHEIKLKQNEYEKKKSKKNTQPKIKSKNVNDSDKDNTILKKESERNATKNKRNLSKNKSKEKYVQKQKSEQNIKKTNLYDTPIFPRINSLILDHEKEECNNAEYSDNNKNAVDEKIKKSNSNYKIEKHSIYDIYAHTLKKLSIEDKSDLLKANNAENYYINKNKISENKENNKNLHKSKISNNASDESSFNFTQTYDTIYSNTEAEEINHQKDNDTKLHHTKQTKKDLVPSHLNNDKRNYKDLEQFHNKNNSSNNGNFYNNDDLFENSHVIKEHDNYGNGDSHEEEHIRGIGKEQNAKERGRKSDKYEYGKEEYCDIYKGKEKCRPQDIIKHSNMDEQKLRENSQSLDEKSKNKMNHPKSLASEDLKLRGNKNSKKDQMTYLANNSSYNEVEKENNYLNISDSLSIDYLHENEKEEKKKNEMKNKHNETVNKNNADNTMNNYPDSVYDEQNSVETSLKNFPEINMYHSVNDQLYQKKKKGYSKQNINYPKSDATTTDSDYSINEKLDMSYDHFKSKNKKKLFSIAEDWENKEKLLNVVNSKNILNIRKLLRIMREFYVGFIGLQLIYFITYLLFSNNSVYLIQIISISCTFFSLLDANYHGYLLNGFIDMCIAIFLNIAILQNIAGFKNLQSNDVLKNITISNVVFLYFFSMFSFLNGYFIYKLHSLERRNIKYVIQNIEYKTEKDF from the coding sequence atgaaaaattTGAGTAAGAATAGTAGCACGGAAACAGATGGCCTTTCGGTTAACATAAATAACAGCAATGATTTTAGCAGAGTTTtacatgaaataaaattaaagcagaacgaatatgaaaaaaagaaaagtaagAAAAATACGCAACCCAAAATAAAATCCAAAAATGTTAATGACAGTGACAAGGATAAcacaattttgaaaaaagagtCAGAGAGGAAtgcaacaaaaaataaaagaaatcttagcaaaaacaaaagtaaagaaaaatatgtgcAAAAACAAAAGAGTGAACAGAACATAAAGAAAACAAATTTGTATGATACACCAATTTTTCCTCGTATTAACTCTTTAATTTTAGATCATGAAAAGGAGGAATGCAACAATGCAGAATATTCagataataacaaaaatgcagtagatgaaaaaataaaaaaaagtaattctaattataaaattgagAAACATAGCATTTACGATATTTATGCACATACTCTAAAAAAGCTATCAATTGAGGATAAAAGTGATCTTTTAAAAGCAAATAACGCAGAGAACTATTAcattaataagaataaaatttcagaaaacaaagaaaacaataaaaatttgcATAAGTCCAAAATTTCTAACAATGCTTCAGATGAAtcatcatttaattttacccAGACATATGACACTATCTACTCAAACACAGAAGCGGAGGAAATAAATCACCAGAAAGATAATGATACAAAACTTCACCACacaaaacaaacaaaaaaggaTTTAGTGCCATCACACCTGAATAACGATAAACGCAATTACAAAGACTTAGAACAATTtcataataagaataatagtTCAAATAATGggaatttttataataatgatgacTTGTTTGAAAATTCACATGTAATCAAAGAACATGATAATTATGGCAATGGTGATTCCCATGAAGAGGAACATATAAGAGGAATAggaaaagaacaaaatgcAAAGGAAAGAGGACGAAAATCagataaatatgaatatggAAAAGAAGAGTATTGTGATATTTACAAAGGTAAAGAAAAGTGTAGACCAcaagatataataaaacactCTAATATGGATGAACAAAAATTGCGTGAAAACTCCCAAAGCTTAGATGaaaagagtaaaaataaaatgaatcaTCCAAAATCTTTAGCTAGTGAAGACCTTAAGTTaagaggaaataaaaattccaAAAAAGATCAAATGACATATTTAGCTAATAATTCCTCCTATAATGAAgtagaaaaggaaaataattatttaaacattTCAGATTCGTTGTCCATTGATTACTTacatgaaaatgaaaaggaagaaaagaaaaagaatgaaatgaaaaataaacataatgaaacagttaacaaaaataacGCGGATAACACGATGAATAATTATCCTGATAGTGTTTATGATGAACAGAACTCAGTTGAAacatcattaaaaaattttcccgAAATTAATATGTATCATTCAGTAAATGACCAATtgtaccaaaaaaaaaaaaaagggtattCAAAACAGAATATAAACTACCCCAAATCAGATGCAACTACAACAGATTCAGATTATtctattaatgaaaaattagaTATGTCCTACGATCACTTTAAAagtaagaataaaaaaaaattgttttctATTGCAGAAGATTGGGAAAATAAAGAGAAGTTATTAAATGTTGTAAATagtaaaaacattttaaatatcagAAAACTCCTAAGAATAATGAGAGAATTTTATGTCGGATTTATAGGATtacaattaatttattttataacatatcTTTTGTTTAGCAACAATAGCGTTTACctaattcaaattatttcCATATCTTGTACCTTCTTTTCCCTATTAGATGCTAATTATCATggttatttattaaatggaTTTATTGATATGTGTAtagctatttttttaaatatagctattttacaaaatatagcTGGTTTTAAAAATCTACAGTCTAACgatgttttaaaaaacataaccATATCAAATGTTGTTTTTCTCTATTTCTTTTCCATGTTTTCATTTCTAAAtggttattttatttataaattacattccttagaaagaagaaatattaaatatgttatacaaaatattgaatataaAACAGAAAAGGATTTTTAA
- the PmUG01_11051600 gene encoding conserved Plasmodium protein, unknown function: MGEIENNSHNNMKHDDNFGVLIKKICNELKKRDKNKNGLITYNTFVDVMDIFQIEYGSTIIDYMMKYCVVTEDGFVNYKKLLLIHDPSKTIKNNSEYVEESINPKFIYMQDKYDDTDIRVQEKNEIIRKLYSQWDKCLLKDEEFKAKLINRNIDITPEFERSLYLYGPSRSLSFANVMKTLYINNSRNRKSRNNFVNKIKDEKCRKLNIDESAQQCFQELHRNPIAWKEPNIMDVDNVIQNIEVISNYLIGKGNFTMNKEIISKDFFNNTVKNLIKNYITNKISENEFYLCLCKLNISVTPELNNLIKYHELDSNGKFKDFATTINRSIQKNTSQNLQRGMELETDQKNEDSNTKFPF; this comes from the coding sequence atgggagaaatagaaaataacagtcataataatatgaaacaTGATGACAATTTTGGGGtgctaataaaaaaaatatgtaatgaattaaagaaaagggataaaaataaaaatggtttaataacatataatacttTTGTTGACGTAATGGATATATTTCAAATTGAATATGGGAGCACCATCATAGATTATATGATGAAATATTGTGTTGTAACCGAAGATGGATTtgtaaattataagaaattattGCTAATTCATGATCCTtcaaaaacaattaaaaataattctgaATACGTAGAAGAGTCAATAAACcctaaatttatatatatgcaagaTAAATATGATGATACTGATATACGtgtacaagaaaaaaatgagattataagaaaattatattcacaATGGGATAAATGTCTATTAAAAGATGAAGAATTCAAAGCCAAGTtaattaatagaaatattgACATAACTCCAGAATTCGAAAggtctttatatttatatggaCCAAGCAGATCACTAAGTTTTGCAAATGTAAtgaaaacattatatattaacaatagTAGAAACAGAAAAAGTAGGAACAATTttgtaaacaaaataaaggatgaaaaatgtagaaaattaaatattgaCGAAAGTGCTCAACAATGCTTTCAGGAACTCCATAGAAACCCTATAGCGTGGAAAGAACCAAATATTATGGATGTTGATAATgtaattcaaaatattgaagtaatttctaattatttaattgGAAAAGGGAATTTTACCATGAATAAAGAAATCATATCAAAagacttttttaataatacagtgaaaaatttaataaaaaattatattactaaCAAAATCTCGGAAAATGAATTCTACTTATGCTTATGTAAGCTGAATATATCAGTAACTCCAGAATTAAATAACTTAATTAAATATCATGAATTGGACAGTAATGGAAAATTTAAAGATTTTGCCACAACAATAAATAGATCTATACAAAAGAATACTTCACAGAATTTGCAAAGAGGTATGGAATTAGAAACAGatcaaaaaaatgaagattcAAACACGAAATTTCCCTTTTAA